CAACGGGGACAATCCGATTCAGGAACAGGTCAATATGCTATATTCTCTTTTATTCAGACAGAATTTCATGAAGCTCTATGAACAGCAGTTTTTAAAAGCTTTTTATAGCCATAGAATAAATGATGCATTTACCTATAGAACAAATGTGAATTATGCTTATCGCCAAGAATTGGAAAATAACTCTGATGTCAGCCTTTGGAACAGACCCGAAAGAGAGTTTACCCCAAACAGACCCGAAAACATTGAAGCAGATCCCATGGCTTTTGAAAATCACCATGCGCTGATATGGACCAACAACGTAGAATGGAGGCCTGGATTGAAGTATAGTATCAGAAATGGTCGAAAAAATCCGATTTATGAATCCGCACCCTTGGTCAATTTCCGCTATTCAAAAGCCTTTCCGGGTATGTTCAACAATGCGATGGCTTCTAAATTTGATTTGGTAGAGGCAAGCGTCGAGCATTTTTTCAATTTTGGTGTCAGCGGCAAATTGGACTTCAACCTTACAGCGGGTGCGTTCCTGAACAATGACCGGGTATATTTTATGGACTTCAAACATTTTGGCGGTAACAGGACCATATTTGCCAATTTGGGTGTGGCTTCAAATTATCGGTTTTTGGATTATTACCAATACAGCACCCAGACCCAATATGTCAGTGCCATTGTCCATTATCAGTTCAGAAAATTTTTGTTGACCCAGTTGCCTATGCTTCGGTTTTCCGGGGTCAGGGAGAATATTTTCTTCAACTACCTCAAAACAGAAAATTCACCGCACTATTGGGAAGTGGGATATTCTTTGGATAACCTGTTCAGGATATTTAGGGTCGAAATGGGTGCAGGCTTCGAGGGAGGCACTTTTCAGCGGGCAGGTATGAGGTTTGGCATTGCCAGCTTTATAAATATTAATTTTGATTGAGGGGGGTAGGGTATTGAATGTTTTCAGCGAGGTCTGAAGTCCGTCTTAATGTCATTCCACTTCCTTTATCAATCAAAAAAGCCAGTTTTCTGTGGCTTAAGAATTGTGTAATCTTAAACCAATGACACCTATCTTCCAACTAAGATTACTGCCTACTGACCACTGAGACTGCATACTGAAAACTGCCCACTGTTTCACTGGACAAACTTCCCAACTTCAAGATTTTGAAAATCCCACAATCCCTTCTATATTAGCTGCCAGTAAGGTTTAATATTGCAAAAGATTTAACAGTCGATGGCTGTTTCATCTTTCCTTGGGGCTTCTTAGAAGCCTTTTTTGATTTTTATGCTTTTTTTAGCCAAACCATTCCTTAATTTTGCCACCCAAATTCCTACTTTCGAAATGTCCCTTCAAATCAATTCACTTACAAAAACCTACGGTCAGCAGAAAGCGCTGGATATGGTTTCTTTTGTGGCTGGGAAGGGGGAAGTCCTTGGTTTTTTGGGACCAAATGGAGCAGGGAAATCCACTACGATGAAGATTGCCACAGGATTTATTTTACCTGATTCCGGCGATGTGCTTGTCAACGGGATTTCCGTTCAGGAGAATCCAAAAGCGGTCAGCAAAATGATCGGATACCTACCCGAACATAATCCGCTTTATCTGGATATGTATATCAGGGAGTTTTTGGGTTTTATCGGAGGACTTTATGGAATGAAGGGTAATGTATTGAAATCCAGAATAGAAGAACTAATTTCCCTTTGTGGCCTTGAACTTGAAGCCAATAAAAAGATCCAACAACTCTCAAAAGGATACCGGCAAAGAGTGGGATTGGCCAAAGCGTTGATCCATGACCCTGAAGTGATCATTTTGGACGAACCTACCACAGGACTGGATCCTAACCAATTGGTAGAAATCAGAAAACTGATAAAAAATATCTCTGTCAACAAAACGTTGATATTGAGTACCCATATCATGCAAGAGGTGGAGGCGATCTGTGATAAGGTAGTTATTATCAATCGGGGGAAAATAGTTGCCTCAGATTTATTGCAAAACCTCAAGTCAGATGGGGGCAAGAAAATCCTGTTGGTAGAGACGGAAGAGCTTTTGGACTTGGAATGGTTTGCACATTTGGGAGAGATTTCTTTTATACAAAACAAAAAGAATGCGATCAGTTTAACTGTAAAAGATGCCGTCTCTGCCAGAAAAGAACTGCTTCAAATCATTCAACAAAGGTCTCTGACTTTGGTCAGTATCCAACAGCAGGAAAAAAATCTGGAATCAATTTTTCATCAAATCACCCAAAATTGATGCGCGCACTCTATTGGAAAGAAGTAAATGCTTTCTTCAGCAATGTCAGCGGATACCTGATCTTGGGCGTATTTCTTGTTTCTCTTGGTCTGATAGTTTGGGTGTTTCCGGATACTGCAGTCTTGGAATATGGTTTTGCAGATTTGGAACCGCTTTTTGTGTACACGCCATTTGTCTTCACTTTTCTGATCCCTGCCATCACCATGAAGATGATAGCGGAGGAAAAGAAAACCGGTACTTGGGAATTGTTGATGACCTCACCTTTGGGAATCCAAAAGATTATCTTGGCCAAGTACTTTGCCTCAGTAACTTTGATCTTTGTGGCATTGATCCCGACTTTGGTTTATTACTATTCTATGGTGCAATTGGGCGACCCTGTTGGCAATATTGACCATGCGGGCTTTTTTGGTTCCTGGATAGGTCTGTTATTTATTGGGGCTGTTTTTGCTTCCATTGGTATTTTCAGCAGCGCATTGACCTCCCATCAGATAGTCGCATTTATATGGGGGATTTTCATTTCATTTTTATTGTATTTTGGCCTGACAGCTTTGGTTGCTTTGCAGGTAATGAGCCCATTTGCTTTGTTTTTGGAGGAAATGAGTTTGAGTTACCATTATCAAAGCCTGAGTAGGGGAGTGGTAGAAGCCCGAAATGTGGCTTATTTTCTTACTGTGATTATCCTGATGTTAGGCTTTACCGGAATTTTGATCAGAAGGAAATGAGGAAAGGTACCAACATATCGTTTTTCAAGAGTTATGGCATTCCGGTTGGCATCGTTATTCTCATTTGGGTTTTGGTCATCTTATTTCCATTCAGGATTGACCTGACAGAGGATAAAAGGTATTCCCTACATCCTGCTACCATTGCCTTGTTGGAATCCATTGAAGAACCTTTGGAAGTGGAAATCTTATTGACCGGTGAGCTACCGGGAGGGATGAGAAGGCTCCAAAGATCCATAGAAGAAACAGTCAAAACATTTAATGCCTACAGTGCCAAAAAAATCACCTTTTATTATGAAGACCCTTTGAGTCTTCCTGCTGATATCAGGGAGGACTATATTGTGGATTTGGCGGGTTATGGAATCAATCCCACCACCTTGTACATTTCCGAAGCAGGAGGTCAAAAAAGTAAATTGATTTTCCCGGGTGTTGTGGTACGGAATGAAGAATTTGAAACAGGAACTTTATTGCTCAAAGGAGAAAAGGAATTGGGACCCGATCAGATATTAAATCAATCCATTGAAAACCTGGAATTTGAACTTGCCCAAGCAATCCGCAAACTCATCAGAAAGCAGCAATATGCCATTGGAATGCTCATAGGTAATGGTGAATTGGAAGAAGATGATGGTTTTGGGATTGTAGAGGCATTGGCAGAGGACTTTGAGGTGTATAAGGTCCCAATGGAACAGGCAAAAAATGTAGAGGACTTATTTCCATTTGATGTCCTGTTGATTGCAGGTCCAAAAGAAATTTATACTGACAAAGAGATTTTTCTGATTGATCAATACTTGATGCATGGCGGTAACTTGATATTCCTGATTTACGCATTGGTTTTTGATATGGATCAGGCTGGTGGAGAAGGGACTGTAGCTATGCCTTTTGAAAACGGATTAGATCAATTGCTTTTCAGATATGGGATCAGGGTCAACAAAGACCTGGTTCAGGACATGAATTCTGGATACCATCCGGTCATGGGCGGTAATTTCGGTGACCAACAGCAACTGATTTCATTGCCTTGGCCTTTTTATGTTTCTGCCGGAAGAATGGCCAATCACCCCATTACCAAAGGCATTGACCAGGTGATGTTTCGTTTTGTCAGCAGTTTGGATACTGTAAAGGCAGATCGAGTAAAAAAGACCCCATTGATTTTTGGATCGGATTTCAGCAGGAAGCTGTCAGCACCTGTGAGGATAGCATTTGAAGATATGGAAAACGGGCCTGACCTTGAGCAATTTGTTTTACAAAATCTCCCTTTGTTGTACCTATTGGAAGGTGAGTTTACTTCTTTGTTCAAAAACAGATTTTTGCCGGAAGGAACGGATAAAGCAAAATTCCTGGAATCAGGAAAAGGTAAAGTTTTGGTCGCCGGTTCGGCAGAACTCTTTACAAGTTTATTTTCAGTTGTTGATGGTCAGCCATTGCCTTTGGGACAGGATCCATTTACAGAAGTCACTTATGCCAACAGACAACTTTTGCAAAACAGCATTAATTTTCTGACAGATCCAGAAGGCATTATAGCTACGAGGACCAAGCAGTTTCAGATCAGGCCTTTGAACAAATTAAAAGTACAAAATGAAAAGGTCAAGTGGCAGTTGATCAATGTGCTGGCGCCTGTGCTGTTTTTTCTGCTTCTTGGCTTGGTGTGGATCGGTTTGAAAAAATCGAGATTTTCAAAAAAATAGGGACTGCAATCAGATTTTTTCTTAAAAAATTAAGGAAACTGTTTCTGAAAACAGTCCCTGAAATCCTCAATTGCAACAGAAGGATTAAAAAAGAGGTTTTTTTGCATGTCAAAGGCATCATTTATAATTTTATTTATAAATTTACCCTGTTCAAAATCAATTGAAAAAATAAGCACGCTATATATGAAATTTATTGTTTCTTCTTCTGCTCTTTTAAAGCAGCTTTCAACGATCAACGGTGTAGTTACCACCAATCCTGTAGTTCCGATTTTGGAAAATTTCCTTTTTGAGATCAAAGGCGGAAAGCTCACCATCACTGCTTCCGATTTGCAGACATCCATGATTACCGAGATTGATGTAGAAGCCAAAGAAGATGGAAACATCGCTGTTCCTGCAAAGATCCTTATTGAAACATTAAAGAATCTTCCTGAGCAACCAGTTACATTTAGCATTGATCCTGATACTTACAGCATTGAGATAAGTTCTGACAATGGTAGGTATAAATTGGCCGGTGAGAATGCCACTGATTTCCCAAAAATCCCGACTGTAAGCAATGCTACAGTGGTGGACATGTCCACGGAGATATTGAGCAGTGCGATCAGCAATACCATATTTGCCACAAGCAACGATGAATTGAGACCTGCCATGACGGGTGTTTATATCAACCTTAGCAGTACGAATACTACTTTTGTTGCCACAGACGGACACAGATTGATCAGGTACAGAAGGGTGGATGTTGCTTCACAAGATGATGCAAGCATCATCATTCCAAGAAAAGCACTCAACTTATTGAAATCGACGCTGCCATCCGAAAATGTACCCGTAGCGGTTGAATTCAACAGTTCTAATGCCTATTTCAAATTCAACAGTATCAAAATGATCTGTAGATTGATAGATGAGAGATTCCCCGATTACGAAAATGTAATTCCAGTGGACAATCCAAATCATATGACGATCGACAGGTTGGAGTTTTTGGGTTCATTGAGAAGGATTGCTATCTACGCCAACAAAACCACCCATCAGGTTAGATTGAAATTGACCGGAAGTGAATTACAGATATCAGCGGAGGATCTTGATTTCTCCAACGAAGCCAATGAAAGATTGTCCTGTGACCATGATGGAGAGGATATTGAGATTGGTTTCAATGCCAAGTTCTTGGTGGAAATGTTGAACAACCTTTCTTCCAAAGAAGTGACCTTAAAGTTCAGCGCTCCAAACCGTGCCGGATTGATAGTTCCATCTGATAAATCCGACAATGAAGATATCCTGATGTTGGTGATGCCGGTGATGTTGAATAATTATGTTTGATTTTGAGGAGACGTTAGACGCAAGACATAAGAAAAGAAGAGTCCCCGATTTTGGGGACTTTTTTTGTTTTGGGGAAAATACTTTTTGGGATATTGGGTTTAATAATTGAACATTAAAAAATCTAGTAGTTTGAAAGAACAGTTATTTGAAAGGAAAGCGGTTGATTTTTTTAAAATTCTAAAAACCACATTCCTAACTTTACCCATATATTGTCCCTAACAGGACAACACCACAAACTTTATAATGCTCCTGATTATCAATTTACCTCACCTCCAAAACCCAACACTCCAAAGGTTTCAAATCTACTCGGACTGTTGCCCTGCCATCAGATATTTTTAAAACAGGGTTGACCTTTCCATAAAGTTTCTCAGAAAGTACCAATTCGCCTGATTTCAGATTCCACTTTTCTATCAAATCACTGGGCAATTCCAAGTCAAAACCAAAAGTCTGTTCTGTATCAAAATTACAGACAATCAAAAGTTTTTGGTTATCACTCCACCGGACAAAAGAAAAAACCCTGTCATTGTACCATTCGGTTTGTTGGCGGTTATGGCTGTGTATTTCCTGATAAGCGCCTGCAAGTGCGGAACTTCTCTTGGTGAAATTCAATAGCCTGACATAGAAGTCTCTCAGTTCTTTTTCCTCAGCTGTCAGTTGTCCCCCATCGAATTTCCCGCTATTCATCCACCTTTGATGATGCGGAACACCGATGTAATCAAAAATGGAAGTTCTTGTAGGTTTGCCGAACCCGGCATCTTCAGCCCCTGGTTCTCCAACTTCCTGCCCAAAATAAATCATCATAGGTGCCGCATCTATGGTCGCAGAAAGGACTGCTGCAGGTTTGCCGATTTCCGCTTTTCCGACAAAATCCGGACTTGCAATCCGCTGTTCGTCGTGATTCTCCAAAAAGTGTAGCATATGCTTGCCAATATCCGAAAGTCCATTTTGGATATTGATTAGATTATCTGTTGAACCTTTCCCCTGCATGATGTTTTTCAAAGTATCGTACAATTCCACCTTGTCATACAGGTAATCCATTTTGCCCAAATGGATATAGTTCCTGTATTCCCTTGGATTATAGATTTCAGCTAAAAGGAATGCTTCCGGGTTTTTCATCTTGATAGCTGAGTTCATGTAACTCCAAAACTCCACGGGCACCATCTCCGCCATATCATACCGAAAACCATCCACTCCCTTTTCAATCCAAAACAGGGCAATATCTCTGAATTTCTTCCACGAATCAGGTACCTCCTTATCCTTCCAAAAATCAAAATGCTCCTGATAGCTTTTTTGACTAAAGTCTGACGGTAGTTCAGAGAAATCCTTGGTACCATCAGGCTTGATACCATAGTTGATTTTGACGGTTTCATACCAATCATAAAAATGGGGCTGAGGTTCCCTGCTACCGTTTCCGGTCCACTTCGCTGGGTTTTCATCAAACTTTCCATCAGCCAAAGGATGTGCTTCTCCACCAAGTGGCCTGTAATCATTCAATGGTTCCGGTACTTCAAATGCCTTTCCCGGGATATAGTAAAAGTTGTTGTCCCTTTTATATTCCACGGTAGTATCATCATCCACCCCAAAATCCTCCACACCTTGGGGATTGTTTTTCCCTTCATATTTCCGTGCAACATGGTTAGGTACGATATCTATGATGACCTTCATACCATGCTTGTGGGTGCGGGCAATCAAAGTTTCAAACTCCTCCATTCTTTTGGCCGGGTCAAGTGCCAAATCAGGATTGACCTGATAGTAGTCTTTGACAGCATAGGGTGAACCTGCCCTACCCTTGACCACATCCGGGTCATCATTGGAGATGCCATAAGCGGTGTAATCCCTTATAACCGCATGATGGGGAATCCCGGTGAACCAGATATGGGTAACGCCCATGGCCTTGATTTCTTCCAAGGCTTTATCCGTAAAGTCATTGAACTTACCCACACCATTTTCTTCGATTGTTCCCCAGGGTTTGTTGGTTGTATTGGTATTGCCAAAAAGGCGCGTGAAAACCTGATAAACGACCACTTTATGTGTTTCTTCCATTTGGGATGCTGATTCAATAGGTTTATTTTCGCAGGCAAAAAAACCAGTCGATAGACTTGCTGCCAATGACATTGTGGTAAGTAGTTTTTTCATAGACTTAAAGATAAAAAATGTTGGCTTTCTTCATCAAAAAATCAGAAAATTCCCATAAAACAAAAGTCCTGCTGTATATAGAGCGCAGGACTTTTGATTATTTAAATCCCTCGAGGGACGATGTAGGGTCTTACCTGCCAATGAAATAATTAACCCCAAGACTCACCTGACCCAGATTGGTTTGGAAATACCTTTCCCTAATTGAAGAATTTGTCCAATTTGATGAGTAATATATTTGACCAATGCCTGCGTCAAAGCCCCATTTCCGGTTGGGCATAAATGTAAATACCGGACGAAAAGAAAGATTTAATCTTGTGTTTTTCTCTTCACCAGATGATGAATTTTCATCTCTATTAATGGTTCCAATCAAGCCTCTTCCTTCTAAACTGAAAAAGAATTGTTCAGAAATTGTAAAAAACTTTCTTGCATAAATTCCTCCTGCTAATCCATTGGTTTTTCTGTCTTCGAATAAATTGGTAACAGGGTTAAAAGAAGGGGTGTTATTGGCAAATACATTTACAATGGGACCCAAGGCAAATGATTCTGACATGAAAAACCCCATATGACCCGTAACCGAAAAAAAGGTGTTGGTGGTGGGAACATCAGAACTGATTTCATATTTAATAGAAGTATATGATAAGTCGGCACCTATCATTTTTGTTCCTTTTGAGAATTGTCCAAAGGAAACGAGCGGCACAAATGCCAAGAGAAACAGAAGTTTTTTCATCGATCGAAATTAAAATTTTCTAAAGGTATAGTTTAGTTTTTAATTTCAAACGAATTATTTATTTCAATAATCGATAAACAAACACTGTACTCCTTTTAATTAAATCCGGATACTGTTTCATATTGATTGTCTCAGCGGGAGAGTGGGCACCTGTACCCGATGCACCCAAGCCATCGATGCAATCCAGATAATCGGCCACATAGGAAATATCACCCGCACCCCTTGAACCGGGGTCTCCTGCTTTTACTTCCCCAAAACCCATATCTACACTGACCTGGCTCAAAATATCCACCAAAGCATAATTTCCCGGTGTCGGGGGCATAGAAGGTATGCCATCCTGGAATTTGATTTCGGCTGTAGT
This window of the Aquiflexum balticum DSM 16537 genome carries:
- the dnaN gene encoding DNA polymerase III subunit beta, producing MKFIVSSSALLKQLSTINGVVTTNPVVPILENFLFEIKGGKLTITASDLQTSMITEIDVEAKEDGNIAVPAKILIETLKNLPEQPVTFSIDPDTYSIEISSDNGRYKLAGENATDFPKIPTVSNATVVDMSTEILSSAISNTIFATSNDELRPAMTGVYINLSSTNTTFVATDGHRLIRYRRVDVASQDDASIIIPRKALNLLKSTLPSENVPVAVEFNSSNAYFKFNSIKMICRLIDERFPDYENVIPVDNPNHMTIDRLEFLGSLRRIAIYANKTTHQVRLKLTGSELQISAEDLDFSNEANERLSCDHDGEDIEIGFNAKFLVEMLNNLSSKEVTLKFSAPNRAGLIVPSDKSDNEDILMLVMPVMLNNYV
- the gldF gene encoding gliding motility-associated ABC transporter permease subunit GldF, with product MRALYWKEVNAFFSNVSGYLILGVFLVSLGLIVWVFPDTAVLEYGFADLEPLFVYTPFVFTFLIPAITMKMIAEEKKTGTWELLMTSPLGIQKIILAKYFASVTLIFVALIPTLVYYYSMVQLGDPVGNIDHAGFFGSWIGLLFIGAVFASIGIFSSALTSHQIVAFIWGIFISFLLYFGLTALVALQVMSPFALFLEEMSLSYHYQSLSRGVVEARNVAYFLTVIILMLGFTGILIRRK
- a CDS encoding alpha-amylase family glycosyl hydrolase; the protein is MEETHKVVVYQVFTRLFGNTNTTNKPWGTIEENGVGKFNDFTDKALEEIKAMGVTHIWFTGIPHHAVIRDYTAYGISNDDPDVVKGRAGSPYAVKDYYQVNPDLALDPAKRMEEFETLIARTHKHGMKVIIDIVPNHVARKYEGKNNPQGVEDFGVDDDTTVEYKRDNNFYYIPGKAFEVPEPLNDYRPLGGEAHPLADGKFDENPAKWTGNGSREPQPHFYDWYETVKINYGIKPDGTKDFSELPSDFSQKSYQEHFDFWKDKEVPDSWKKFRDIALFWIEKGVDGFRYDMAEMVPVEFWSYMNSAIKMKNPEAFLLAEIYNPREYRNYIHLGKMDYLYDKVELYDTLKNIMQGKGSTDNLINIQNGLSDIGKHMLHFLENHDEQRIASPDFVGKAEIGKPAAVLSATIDAAPMMIYFGQEVGEPGAEDAGFGKPTRTSIFDYIGVPHHQRWMNSGKFDGGQLTAEEKELRDFYVRLLNFTKRSSALAGAYQEIHSHNRQQTEWYNDRVFSFVRWSDNQKLLIVCNFDTEQTFGFDLELPSDLIEKWNLKSGELVLSEKLYGKVNPVLKISDGRATVRVDLKPLECWVLEVR
- the gldG gene encoding gliding motility-associated ABC transporter substrate-binding protein GldG; the encoded protein is MRKGTNISFFKSYGIPVGIVILIWVLVILFPFRIDLTEDKRYSLHPATIALLESIEEPLEVEILLTGELPGGMRRLQRSIEETVKTFNAYSAKKITFYYEDPLSLPADIREDYIVDLAGYGINPTTLYISEAGGQKSKLIFPGVVVRNEEFETGTLLLKGEKELGPDQILNQSIENLEFELAQAIRKLIRKQQYAIGMLIGNGELEEDDGFGIVEALAEDFEVYKVPMEQAKNVEDLFPFDVLLIAGPKEIYTDKEIFLIDQYLMHGGNLIFLIYALVFDMDQAGGEGTVAMPFENGLDQLLFRYGIRVNKDLVQDMNSGYHPVMGGNFGDQQQLISLPWPFYVSAGRMANHPITKGIDQVMFRFVSSLDTVKADRVKKTPLIFGSDFSRKLSAPVRIAFEDMENGPDLEQFVLQNLPLLYLLEGEFTSLFKNRFLPEGTDKAKFLESGKGKVLVAGSAELFTSLFSVVDGQPLPLGQDPFTEVTYANRQLLQNSINFLTDPEGIIATRTKQFQIRPLNKLKVQNEKVKWQLINVLAPVLFFLLLGLVWIGLKKSRFSKK
- the gldA gene encoding gliding motility-associated ABC transporter ATP-binding subunit GldA, whose protein sequence is MSLQINSLTKTYGQQKALDMVSFVAGKGEVLGFLGPNGAGKSTTMKIATGFILPDSGDVLVNGISVQENPKAVSKMIGYLPEHNPLYLDMYIREFLGFIGGLYGMKGNVLKSRIEELISLCGLELEANKKIQQLSKGYRQRVGLAKALIHDPEVIILDEPTTGLDPNQLVEIRKLIKNISVNKTLILSTHIMQEVEAICDKVVIINRGKIVASDLLQNLKSDGGKKILLVETEELLDLEWFAHLGEISFIQNKKNAISLTVKDAVSARKELLQIIQQRSLTLVSIQQQEKNLESIFHQITQN